The following proteins are encoded in a genomic region of Rhinolophus ferrumequinum isolate MPI-CBG mRhiFer1 chromosome 17, mRhiFer1_v1.p, whole genome shotgun sequence:
- the LOC117037063 gene encoding 40S ribosomal protein S20-like: protein MWLHNNNIFATAIILFNGICASGTSRSGSRAATISFKDTGKTPVEPEVAIHRIRITLTSRNVKSLEKVCADLIRGAKEKNLKVKGPVRMPTKTLRITTRKTPCGEGSKTWDRFQMRIHKRLIDLHSPSEIVKQITSISIEPGVEVEVTIADA, encoded by the exons ATGTGGTTGCATAACAACAACATTTTTGCAACAGCCATAATCCTATTTAACGGAATTTGTGCCAGTG GAACAAGTCGGTCAGGAAGCCGCGCCGCAACCATATCTTTTAAAGATACCGGCAAGACACCCGTGGAACCAGAGGTGGCGATTCACCGAATTAGAATTACTCTAACCAGCCGCAACGTAAAATCCTTGGAGAAGGTGTGTGCTGACTTGATCAGAGgcgcaaaggaaaaaaatctcaaagtaaaAGGACCAGTTCGGATGCCCACCAAGACTCTGAGAATCACTACAAGAAAAACTCCTTGTGGTGAAGGTTCTAAGACTTGGGATCGCTTTCAGATGAGGATCCACAAGCGACTGATTGACTTGCACAGTCCTTCTGAGATTGTTAAGCAGATTACTTCCATCAGTATTGAGCCAGGAGTCGAGGTTGAAGTCACCATTGCAGATGCTTAA